In the genome of Thermus sp. LT1-2-5, one region contains:
- the argC gene encoding N-acetyl-gamma-glutamyl-phosphate reductase — MDRRTISIVGASGYAGGEFLRLALSHPYLEVKQVTSRRFAGEPVHFVHPNLRGRTSLKFIPPEKLEPADILVLALPHGVLAREFDRYAALAPILLDLSADFRLKDLELYRKYYGDHPRPDLLGRFVYAVPELHREALKGADWMAGAGCNATATLLGLYPLLKGGVLKPSPIFVTLLISTSAAGAEATPASHHPERAGSLRVYKPTGHRHTAEVVENLPGRPEVHLTAIATDRVRGILMTAQCFLQDGWSERDVWQAYREAYGTEPFVRLVKQKKGIHRYPDPRFVQGTNYADIGFELEEDTGRLVVMTAIDNLVKGTAGHALQALNIRMGWPETLGLDFPGLHP; from the coding sequence GTGGATAGGAGGACGATCTCCATCGTGGGGGCCTCGGGGTACGCCGGAGGGGAGTTCTTGCGCCTGGCCCTTTCCCACCCCTATTTGGAGGTGAAGCAGGTGACCTCGAGGCGCTTCGCCGGGGAGCCCGTGCACTTCGTCCACCCTAACCTCCGGGGGAGAACGAGCCTCAAGTTCATCCCCCCGGAAAAGCTGGAGCCCGCAGACATCCTGGTCCTGGCCCTGCCCCACGGGGTCTTGGCCCGGGAGTTTGACCGCTACGCCGCCTTGGCCCCCATCCTCCTAGACCTCTCCGCCGACTTCCGCCTGAAGGACCTCGAGCTCTACCGCAAGTACTACGGGGACCACCCCAGGCCCGACCTCCTGGGCCGCTTCGTCTACGCCGTCCCCGAGCTCCACCGGGAGGCCCTAAAGGGGGCGGACTGGATGGCGGGGGCGGGGTGCAACGCCACCGCCACCCTCCTTGGGCTCTACCCCCTCCTCAAAGGGGGGGTGCTGAAGCCCTCGCCCATCTTCGTCACCCTCCTCATCTCCACCTCCGCCGCCGGGGCCGAGGCTACCCCGGCAAGCCACCACCCGGAAAGGGCGGGCTCCCTCCGGGTCTACAAGCCCACGGGCCACCGCCACACCGCCGAGGTGGTGGAAAACCTCCCCGGCCGCCCCGAGGTCCACCTCACCGCCATCGCCACCGACCGGGTGCGGGGCATCCTCATGACCGCCCAGTGCTTTTTGCAGGACGGCTGGAGCGAGCGGGACGTGTGGCAGGCCTACCGCGAGGCCTACGGGACCGAGCCCTTTGTCCGCCTCGTCAAGCAGAAGAAGGGCATTCACCGCTATCCCGACCCCCGGTTCGTCCAGGGCACCAACTACGCCGACATCGGCTTTGAGCTGGAGGAGGACACGGGCAGGCTGGTGGTCATGACCGCCATCGACAACCTGGTGAAGGGCACCGCCGGCCACGCCCTGCAGGCCCTGAACATCCGCATGGGCTGGCCGGAAACCCTGGGCCTGGACTTCCCCGGGCTCCACCCCTAG
- a CDS encoding [LysW]-aminoadipate kinase, with the protein MIVVKVGGAEGIDYEAVAKDAASLWREGVRLILVHGGSSETNKVAEALGHPPRFLTHPGGQVSRLTDRRTLEIFEMVYGGLVNKRLVELLQREGANAIGLSGLDGRLLVGRRKTAVKYVEDGKIKIHRGDYTGTVEAVNRALLDLLLGAGYLPVLTPPALSYENEAINTDGDQIAALLATTYQAEALVYLSNVPGLLARYPDEASLVREIPVEKVEDPEYLALAQGRMKRKVMGAVEAVRGGVKRVVFADARVENPIRRALAGEGTVVR; encoded by the coding sequence ATGATCGTGGTCAAGGTGGGCGGCGCAGAAGGCATCGACTACGAGGCGGTGGCCAAGGACGCGGCTTCCTTGTGGCGGGAAGGGGTGCGGCTCATCCTGGTCCACGGAGGGAGCAGCGAAACCAACAAGGTGGCGGAGGCCCTGGGCCACCCGCCCCGCTTCCTCACCCATCCCGGGGGGCAGGTGAGCCGCCTCACGGACCGCAGGACCCTGGAGATCTTTGAGATGGTCTACGGCGGCCTGGTGAACAAGCGCCTGGTGGAGCTTTTGCAACGGGAAGGGGCCAACGCCATCGGCCTTTCCGGCTTGGACGGGAGGCTTCTTGTGGGCCGCAGGAAGACTGCGGTGAAGTACGTGGAAGACGGCAAGATCAAGATCCACCGCGGGGACTACACGGGCACGGTGGAGGCGGTGAACCGGGCGCTTTTGGACCTCCTCCTAGGGGCGGGCTACCTCCCCGTCCTCACCCCGCCCGCCCTGAGCTACGAGAACGAGGCCATCAACACCGATGGGGACCAGATCGCTGCCCTCCTCGCCACCACCTACCAAGCGGAGGCCCTGGTCTACCTCTCCAACGTGCCAGGGCTTTTGGCCCGCTACCCGGACGAGGCCAGCCTGGTGCGGGAAATCCCCGTGGAAAAGGTGGAAGACCCCGAGTACCTGGCCCTGGCCCAGGGGCGGATGAAGCGCAAGGTCATGGGGGCGGTGGAGGCGGTGCGGGGTGGGGTAAAGCGGGTGGTCTTTGCCGACGCTCGGGTGGAAAACCCCATCCGGCGCGCCCTAGCGGGGGAGGGCACCGTGGTACGCTAG
- a CDS encoding 1,4-alpha-glucan branching protein: MARFALVLHAHLPYVRAHGVWPFGEETLYEAMAETYLPLLRALERLWQEGVEARFTLGITPILAEQLADLRIRQGFSAYAKDRLERAQGDYLRYQGTHLEKSARHQVAFWELTLDHFHSLSGELLPAFRRAQDRGQVELIASNATHGYSPLLGYDEALWAQIKTGVATHRRHFAQHPTGFWLPEMAYRPKGPWKPPVEGPPEGPRAGVDELLMRAGIRYTFVDAHLVQGGKPLSPYGEASLGPVESGEATFYVHELESGLRVLARNLETSLQVWSADYGYPGEGLYREFHRKDPLSGLHHWRVTHRQADLAAKAPYDPEAAFAKVREHAAHFVALVAHLARRHPHGVILAPYDAELFGHWWYEGVAWLEEVLRRLARAEGVKAVTAKEAVQGPAVRTALPEGSWGRGGDHRVWLNEATWDYWRQVYRAERAMREAVRRGVLPSQVLQQAMRELLLLEASDWPFLIDTGQAKEYAEERYRAHAERFFRLLRGVSPEELKELEERDNPFPEADFRLYQELG; encoded by the coding sequence ATGGCGCGCTTCGCCCTGGTCCTCCACGCCCACCTCCCCTACGTGCGGGCCCATGGGGTCTGGCCCTTTGGGGAGGAAACCCTTTACGAGGCCATGGCCGAAACCTACCTGCCCCTATTGCGGGCCTTGGAAAGGCTTTGGCAAGAAGGGGTGGAGGCCCGCTTCACCTTGGGGATTACCCCCATCCTGGCGGAGCAGCTGGCGGATCTTCGCATCCGCCAAGGGTTTTCCGCCTATGCCAAAGACCGCTTGGAGCGGGCCCAAGGGGACTACCTCCGCTACCAGGGCACCCACCTGGAAAAAAGCGCCCGCCACCAGGTGGCCTTCTGGGAACTCACCCTGGACCACTTCCATTCCCTTTCCGGGGAGCTCCTGCCCGCCTTCCGCCGGGCCCAGGACCGGGGGCAGGTGGAGCTCATTGCCTCCAACGCCACCCACGGCTACTCGCCCCTCCTCGGCTACGACGAGGCCCTTTGGGCCCAGATCAAGACCGGGGTGGCCACCCACCGCCGCCACTTCGCCCAGCACCCCACGGGCTTTTGGCTCCCCGAGATGGCCTACCGTCCCAAGGGGCCTTGGAAGCCTCCGGTGGAAGGCCCTCCAGAGGGGCCTAGGGCTGGGGTGGATGAGCTCTTGATGCGGGCGGGTATCCGCTACACCTTCGTGGACGCCCACCTGGTCCAGGGGGGTAAGCCCCTTTCCCCCTATGGGGAGGCCAGCTTGGGGCCGGTGGAAAGCGGGGAGGCCACCTTTTACGTGCACGAGCTGGAGTCGGGGCTTCGGGTTCTCGCCCGCAATCTGGAAACGTCCCTCCAGGTTTGGAGTGCCGACTACGGCTACCCGGGGGAAGGCCTTTACCGCGAGTTCCACCGCAAGGACCCCCTTTCCGGCCTCCACCACTGGCGGGTTACCCACCGCCAGGCGGACTTGGCCGCCAAGGCCCCCTATGACCCCGAGGCGGCCTTCGCCAAGGTGCGGGAGCACGCCGCCCACTTCGTGGCCCTGGTGGCCCACCTCGCCCGCCGCCATCCCCATGGGGTCATCCTGGCCCCTTACGACGCCGAGCTTTTCGGCCACTGGTGGTACGAGGGGGTGGCTTGGCTCGAGGAGGTGTTGCGGCGCCTGGCCCGGGCAGAAGGGGTGAAGGCGGTGACGGCCAAGGAGGCGGTGCAGGGGCCCGCCGTGCGCACCGCCTTACCCGAGGGGTCCTGGGGCCGGGGCGGGGACCATCGGGTCTGGCTCAACGAGGCCACCTGGGACTACTGGCGGCAGGTCTACCGGGCGGAAAGGGCCATGCGGGAGGCGGTGCGGCGGGGAGTGCTGCCGTCCCAGGTGCTGCAGCAGGCCATGCGGGAGCTTCTCCTTCTGGAGGCTTCCGATTGGCCTTTCCTCATAGACACCGGCCAGGCCAAGGAGTACGCCGAGGAGCGGTACCGGGCCCACGCCGAGCGCTTCTTCCGCCTTCTGAGAGGGGTTTCCCCGGAGGAGCTAAAGGAGCTCGAGGAGCGGGACAACCCCTTTCCCGAGGCGGACTTCAGGCTTTACCAGGAGCTAGGATAA
- a CDS encoding nitrilase-related carbon-nitrogen hydrolase: MVRHAILQFRPEKGRLRESLARLKEALSLLRPHAPEVVVLPETALTGYFLQGGVRELALTRHELLELLSQVHREVGWEGLLDVVVGFYERDEGAYYNSAAYLELPHRVVHVHRKVFLPTYGVFDEERYLARGRRVEAFNTRFGRAAILICEDFWHSVTATIAALDGAEVIYVPAASPARGFQGERPENVARWRTLAQAVAAEHGVYVVLASLVGFEGGKGMSGGSLVAGPEGRILAEAPLFEEAALLFLLDRERIPPVRYDSPLLSDLEAGLPLLLPDLTRVLNGRRHEAS, from the coding sequence GTGGTCCGGCACGCCATCCTCCAGTTCCGGCCGGAAAAGGGAAGGTTGCGGGAGAGCCTGGCCCGCCTCAAGGAGGCCCTAAGCCTCCTCAGGCCCCATGCCCCCGAGGTGGTGGTCCTCCCCGAAACCGCCCTCACCGGCTACTTCCTGCAAGGTGGGGTGCGGGAGCTTGCCCTGACCCGCCACGAGCTCTTGGAGCTTCTCTCCCAGGTGCACCGGGAGGTGGGCTGGGAGGGGCTTTTGGACGTGGTGGTGGGATTTTACGAGCGGGACGAGGGGGCTTACTACAACAGCGCCGCCTACTTGGAGCTTCCCCACCGGGTGGTCCACGTTCATCGCAAGGTCTTCCTCCCCACCTACGGGGTCTTTGATGAGGAGCGCTATCTGGCCCGGGGGCGGCGGGTGGAGGCCTTTAACACCCGTTTCGGCCGGGCCGCCATCCTCATCTGCGAGGACTTCTGGCACTCCGTCACCGCCACCATCGCTGCCCTGGACGGGGCGGAGGTCATCTACGTGCCGGCGGCAAGCCCGGCCAGGGGCTTCCAGGGGGAGCGCCCGGAGAACGTGGCCCGCTGGCGCACCCTGGCCCAGGCGGTGGCGGCGGAGCACGGGGTCTACGTGGTCCTGGCCAGCCTGGTGGGGTTTGAGGGGGGGAAGGGGATGAGCGGGGGGAGCCTGGTGGCGGGCCCCGAGGGGCGGATTCTGGCCGAGGCGCCCCTTTTTGAGGAGGCGGCCTTGCTCTTCCTCCTGGACCGGGAGCGGATCCCCCCGGTGCGCTACGATAGCCCCCTCCTTTCCGACCTCGAGGCGGGCCTACCCCTTCTGCTCCCCGACCTCACCCGGGTTCTCAACGGGAGGCGGCATGAGGCTTCTTGA